One region of Rhodocaloribacter litoris genomic DNA includes:
- a CDS encoding YybH family protein, translated as MIHSLNTGGALAGGIALVLLVVWPGSGCTPPAPGEGFDPAAETRAVRDVLLRQVAAWNEGDVEGFMDGYARTDSLRFASGGSVRRGWQATLERYRAAYPGRDAMGTLSFDSLEVHVLSPRWATVFGRWHLRRSGGFEDAGGLFTLILEKRPEGWRVLYDHTSSGS; from the coding sequence ATGATACACAGCTTAAACACAGGGGGGGCGCTGGCGGGCGGAATCGCGCTGGTGCTGCTGGTGGTCTGGCCGGGAAGCGGGTGCACCCCGCCGGCGCCCGGCGAAGGGTTCGATCCCGCTGCCGAGACGCGGGCCGTCCGGGACGTCCTGCTGCGGCAGGTCGCCGCCTGGAACGAAGGCGACGTCGAGGGCTTCATGGACGGCTATGCCCGCACCGACTCGCTCCGCTTTGCCTCGGGCGGCTCGGTGCGCCGGGGATGGCAGGCCACGCTCGAGCGCTACCGCGCCGCCTACCCGGGGCGCGACGCCATGGGCACCCTGTCCTTCGACAGCCTGGAGGTGCACGTGCTCTCTCCCCGCTGGGCCACCGTCTTCGGGCGCTGGCACCTCCGGCGCAGCGGGGGCTTCGAGGACGCCGGCGGCCTCTTCACCCTGATCCTCGAAAAGCGACCCGAGGGCTGGCGCGTCCTCTACGACCATACCTCGTCCGGGTCGTAA
- a CDS encoding SDR family NAD(P)-dependent oxidoreductase has product MLENRLIVVTGAGGRLGRRMVQDFARHGATVAAVLRREAAAPSVPQEDGVHLFFADATEEAAVEEVFGAIARQCGPPDALVHTVGGWEARPFLETTAAQWDAMLRVNLTSAFLCFRAAARVMQAGGRGGRLIGIAAGQGADRGAAEQAAYSAAKAGVIRLVEAVAAEFAGTGLTAHAIAPSMILYDEDGDKGVRAADLVALCRYLCTDAGAALNGATLRAYG; this is encoded by the coding sequence ATGCTGGAAAACAGGCTCATCGTCGTCACCGGCGCCGGCGGCCGCCTGGGCCGGCGCATGGTACAGGACTTTGCCCGGCACGGGGCCACCGTGGCCGCCGTGCTGCGGCGTGAGGCGGCGGCGCCGTCCGTGCCGCAGGAGGACGGCGTCCACCTCTTCTTTGCCGATGCGACCGAGGAGGCAGCCGTCGAGGAGGTGTTCGGGGCGATTGCCCGGCAATGCGGCCCGCCGGATGCCCTCGTCCACACCGTCGGCGGCTGGGAAGCCCGGCCGTTTCTGGAGACGACGGCGGCGCAGTGGGACGCCATGCTGCGCGTCAACCTGACGTCGGCGTTCCTGTGCTTCCGGGCGGCGGCCCGTGTGATGCAGGCCGGCGGGCGCGGCGGACGGCTCATCGGCATCGCCGCCGGGCAGGGCGCCGACCGGGGCGCGGCCGAGCAGGCCGCCTATTCCGCCGCCAAGGCCGGCGTCATCCGCCTCGTCGAAGCCGTCGCGGCCGAGTTTGCGGGTACGGGCCTCACCGCCCACGCCATCGCCCCGTCGATGATCCTGTACGACGAGGACGGCGACAAGGGCGTCCGCGCCGCCGACCTGGTGGCCCTCTGCCGCTACCTGTGCACGGACGCGGGCGCGGCGCTCAACGGTGCCACGCTCCGGGCCTACGGGTGA
- a CDS encoding type II toxin-antitoxin system HicB family antitoxin: MSRDYNVVIERDSEGYYVASVPSLPGCHTQAKSLDVLMERIREAIELCLEMEQDEEEELDFVGVQKVRVAT; encoded by the coding sequence ATGAGCCGGGACTATAATGTCGTCATCGAGCGCGACAGTGAAGGATACTATGTTGCCTCTGTACCGAGTCTGCCGGGCTGCCATACGCAGGCGAAATCGCTGGACGTGCTCATGGAGCGCATTCGAGAGGCAATCGAACTCTGCCTGGAGATGGAGCAAGACGAAGAGGAGGAGCTGGACTTTGTGGGCGTGCAGAAGGTACGCGTAGCGACATGA
- a CDS encoding type II toxin-antitoxin system HicA family toxin — protein sequence MTKLPSLTGKMIIKALGKAGFKVVRVKGSHHFLRHEDGRTTVVPVHAGETIGPGLLSKILRDCEMTRAGFQALL from the coding sequence ATGACGAAGCTACCGAGCCTCACGGGCAAAATGATCATAAAGGCTTTGGGGAAGGCTGGCTTCAAGGTGGTGCGTGTGAAAGGGAGCCACCATTTTCTGCGCCATGAAGACGGGCGGACTACGGTGGTGCCAGTTCATGCGGGAGAGACGATCGGCCCGGGCTTGCTGTCGAAGATCTTGCGCGACTGTGAAATGACGCGGGCCGGGTTTCAGGCCTTGCTGTAG
- a CDS encoding saccharopine dehydrogenase family protein, translating into MKITIIGAGSIGSAIAHELVQHETVTQVQVCDARARALRQLHEMVQDPRLRSFQVDARDLNVLAPIAEGSACIIGCAAPQANPVLAEMSIELGAHFCDLGGNDEIVRQELALDAAAREKGVWVVPNCGLAPGLVNILCLLGIGQFDEVEAAHLRVGDVPLEPEPPFNFRISWSAHKVIDDYTNDVHLIEDGQVVRCAPLTRLETIRFDTFDEMEAFCTAGSLSMLAEELAGRVRTLDHKTIRRPGHASQMAFVLGLGFAEERLIDVRTHLTYRDVLIRRMTERLGGEHRDAVLLRVVIHGLLEGKEASLVYEMIDRYDEATHMTAMKRCTSIPTATVAHMLAAGEVPGSGAAPPECVVPKAMFCSHVIERGLPITSTWHEGYVDVRDPLG; encoded by the coding sequence ATGAAAATCACCATCATCGGGGCGGGCTCCATCGGGTCCGCCATCGCCCACGAGCTCGTCCAGCACGAGACGGTGACGCAGGTGCAGGTGTGCGACGCACGTGCACGCGCCCTCCGCCAGCTCCACGAGATGGTGCAGGATCCCCGGCTGCGCTCGTTCCAGGTGGATGCCCGCGACCTGAACGTGCTGGCGCCCATCGCCGAGGGGAGCGCCTGCATCATCGGCTGTGCGGCCCCCCAGGCCAACCCCGTACTGGCCGAGATGAGCATCGAGCTGGGCGCCCACTTCTGCGACCTCGGCGGCAACGACGAGATCGTCCGGCAGGAGCTGGCCCTCGACGCAGCCGCCCGGGAAAAAGGGGTGTGGGTGGTGCCCAACTGCGGGCTGGCCCCCGGCCTGGTCAACATCCTGTGCCTGCTCGGGATCGGCCAGTTCGACGAGGTCGAGGCCGCCCACCTGCGCGTGGGCGACGTGCCGCTGGAGCCGGAGCCGCCCTTCAACTTTCGCATCTCGTGGTCGGCCCACAAGGTGATCGACGACTACACGAACGACGTGCACCTGATCGAGGACGGGCAGGTGGTCCGGTGTGCCCCGCTGACCCGCCTGGAGACGATCCGCTTCGATACGTTCGACGAGATGGAGGCCTTCTGCACCGCCGGCAGCCTCTCCATGCTCGCCGAGGAACTGGCCGGGCGGGTCCGGACGCTCGACCACAAGACGATCCGCCGGCCGGGCCACGCCAGCCAGATGGCGTTCGTCCTGGGCCTGGGCTTCGCCGAAGAGCGCCTCATCGACGTGCGCACCCACCTGACCTACCGCGACGTGCTCATCCGCCGCATGACCGAGCGCCTCGGGGGCGAGCACCGCGACGCCGTCCTCCTGCGGGTGGTCATCCACGGCCTGCTCGAGGGCAAAGAGGCCTCGCTCGTCTACGAGATGATCGACCGCTACGACGAGGCGACCCACATGACGGCCATGAAGCGTTGCACCAGCATCCCGACGGCCACCGTGGCCCACATGCTCGCGGCCGGCGAGGTCCCCGGCAGCGGCGCCGCCCCACCGGAGTGCGTCGTGCCGAAGGCGATGTTCTGCTCCCACGTCATCGAACGCGGCCTGCCGATCACCTCGACGTGGCACGAAGGCTACGTGGACGTGCGCGACCCGCTGGGGTGA